One segment of Pyxidicoccus xibeiensis DNA contains the following:
- a CDS encoding metallophosphoesterase family protein translates to MRTLFIGDVHGCADELDALLAECGWQPADRVVLVGDLVAKGPDSAGVVRRARERGFLAVRGNHDAHVLRWYAGRGPKGKKLKPEHQHVLDTLSPEDWAWLQAQPIYRRFPDLNVVAVHGGLVPGVPLEEQREDEVLNLRSIAPDGKPSKRVDGGEPWASHWKGPELVIFGHDAMRGIQRHPHALGLDSGCVYGGRLSAYVLPEGRLVSVLAKRAYVDVDASQ, encoded by the coding sequence ATGCGAACGCTCTTCATCGGGGACGTGCACGGATGCGCGGACGAGCTGGATGCGCTGCTGGCCGAGTGCGGCTGGCAGCCGGCCGACCGCGTGGTGCTGGTGGGCGACCTGGTGGCGAAGGGGCCTGACTCCGCCGGCGTGGTGCGCCGGGCGCGAGAGCGCGGCTTCCTCGCGGTGCGGGGCAACCATGACGCGCACGTGCTGCGCTGGTACGCGGGCCGCGGGCCCAAGGGCAAGAAGCTGAAGCCCGAGCACCAGCACGTGCTGGACACGCTGTCTCCGGAGGACTGGGCGTGGCTGCAGGCGCAGCCCATCTACCGGCGCTTCCCGGACCTGAACGTGGTGGCGGTGCACGGCGGGCTGGTGCCGGGCGTGCCGCTGGAGGAGCAGCGCGAGGACGAGGTGCTCAACCTCCGCAGCATCGCCCCGGACGGCAAGCCGTCGAAGCGGGTGGACGGCGGCGAGCCCTGGGCCAGCCACTGGAAGGGGCCGGAGCTGGTCATCTTCGGCCATGACGCCATGCGAGGCATTCAGCGGCACCCGCATGCGCTGGGGCTGGACTCGGGCTGTGTGTACGGCGGGCGGCTCTCCGCGTACGTCCTGCCCGAAGGCAGGCTCGTGTCGGTGCTGGCGAAGCGCGCGTACGTGGACGTGGACGCGTCCCAGTAG
- a CDS encoding universal stress protein: MSIVCATDFSDTARRASDIAAQLAHKKGEPLWLVHVLNANSMRAFGQALLSAAEQALSDEAKRLAKWGGQVRHSLLMGDPAGAVDTFAREEEATLVMTAAPPPEARFLGVGGTVDRLVQALEVPLLVVREPAAMEAWVRGERPLKVMVGVDRSLPFETAREWVHGLLKYGPVELVGGRVYWPDEEYQRLGLERPVGFGEVTPELQHSLEKETATLMAPLAEGGKPPRIRLEAGVGRIADHLVELAEQERADLLVVGTHQRRALGKLWSVSHHVLRLARISVVCVPARAVGGAELPVPSFREVLVATDFSPTGNRAVSHAFGMTPEGGTVHLVHVTEGARTPEQDAELRRQLMALVPKSAEAAGRQVRVEVLHGSKDVVTTLVQASERLAVDAIVMGTHGRSGLKLAVLGSVTQALLLRTDRPVLVVRPPQA, encoded by the coding sequence ATGTCCATCGTCTGCGCCACCGACTTCTCCGACACCGCCCGGCGCGCCTCCGACATCGCCGCGCAGCTCGCCCACAAGAAGGGGGAGCCGCTGTGGCTGGTCCACGTGCTGAACGCCAACTCCATGCGGGCCTTCGGGCAGGCCCTGCTGAGCGCCGCCGAGCAGGCGCTCAGTGACGAGGCGAAGCGCCTGGCGAAGTGGGGCGGGCAGGTGCGGCACTCGCTGCTCATGGGGGACCCGGCGGGGGCGGTGGACACCTTCGCTCGCGAGGAGGAGGCCACGCTGGTGATGACGGCCGCGCCGCCGCCCGAGGCGCGCTTCCTGGGCGTGGGCGGCACGGTGGACCGGCTGGTGCAGGCGCTGGAGGTGCCGCTGCTGGTGGTGCGCGAGCCGGCGGCGATGGAGGCGTGGGTGCGGGGGGAGCGGCCCCTCAAGGTCATGGTGGGCGTGGACCGCTCGCTGCCCTTCGAGACGGCGCGCGAGTGGGTGCATGGGCTGCTCAAGTACGGCCCGGTGGAGCTGGTGGGCGGGCGCGTGTACTGGCCCGACGAGGAGTACCAGCGCCTGGGGCTGGAGCGCCCGGTAGGGTTCGGCGAGGTGACGCCGGAGCTGCAGCACAGCCTGGAGAAGGAGACGGCGACGCTGATGGCGCCCCTGGCCGAGGGCGGCAAGCCGCCGCGCATCCGCCTGGAGGCGGGCGTGGGCCGCATCGCCGACCACCTGGTGGAGCTGGCCGAGCAGGAGCGAGCGGACCTGCTGGTGGTGGGCACGCACCAGCGGCGCGCCCTGGGCAAGCTGTGGAGCGTGTCGCACCACGTGCTGCGGCTGGCGCGCATCTCCGTGGTGTGCGTGCCCGCGCGGGCGGTGGGGGGCGCGGAGCTCCCGGTGCCGTCCTTCCGCGAGGTGCTGGTGGCCACCGACTTCTCCCCCACGGGCAACCGCGCGGTGTCGCACGCCTTCGGGATGACGCCCGAGGGCGGCACGGTGCACCTGGTCCACGTCACGGAGGGCGCGCGGACTCCGGAGCAGGACGCCGAGCTGCGGCGTCAGCTGATGGCGCTGGTGCCGAAGTCGGCGGAGGCCGCCGGCCGGCAGGTGCGCGTGGAGGTGCTGCACGGGAGCAAGGACGTGGTGACGACGCTGGTGCAGGCCTCCGAGCGGCTCGCGGTGGATGCCATCGTCATGGGCACGCACGGGCGCTCGGGGCTGAAGCTCGCGGTGCTCGGCTCGGTGACGCAGGCGCTGCTGCTGCGCACGGACCGGCCCGTGCTGGTGGTGCGTCCGCCCCAGGCCTGA